From a region of the Geothrix sp. 21YS21S-2 genome:
- a CDS encoding TlpA disulfide reductase family protein, whose amino-acid sequence MTIFSRFLGPGLWLAFMVAAPAPAVEPPAAAQAPVPAGKLGVGDPAPALGGVRWIKGTPVEGFKAGQVYVVEFWATWCGPCRLMMPRLSRLAREYAGRVTVIGVDVLEQGKDPKATNASVDAFVAEMGDQMDYNVCRDTEDELVTRTWYRAANRNGIPATFVVDGKGRIAWIGHPSHLDVVLPGILKGTFQARSFDDRLEALKKVQVEYTKAYQKGDHKAALALADGLPDGDPAVAGSKAHMQLMALVHLDQERAEKAYAALERMGLANEILANALVSQEGIPNHWYVRAAGLVKEAAKRPSDLYHLAEVQAKAGQKAEAVENLKQFLAFVKARQAKDPARAEAYGLYIRKTEALIETCRREK is encoded by the coding sequence ATGACGATTTTCAGCAGATTCCTGGGACCCGGTCTTTGGCTGGCCTTCATGGTCGCCGCGCCGGCTCCCGCCGTGGAACCGCCGGCGGCCGCCCAGGCCCCAGTGCCCGCCGGGAAGCTCGGCGTGGGCGATCCCGCCCCCGCCCTCGGCGGGGTCCGATGGATCAAGGGTACGCCGGTGGAGGGGTTCAAGGCCGGCCAGGTCTACGTGGTGGAATTCTGGGCCACCTGGTGCGGGCCCTGCAGGCTCATGATGCCCCGGCTCTCCCGCCTGGCCCGGGAATACGCTGGACGGGTCACCGTCATCGGCGTCGATGTCCTGGAGCAAGGCAAGGACCCCAAGGCGACGAACGCGAGCGTGGACGCGTTCGTGGCGGAGATGGGCGACCAGATGGACTACAACGTCTGCCGGGACACGGAGGACGAGCTCGTCACCCGGACCTGGTACCGCGCCGCGAACCGTAATGGCATCCCCGCCACCTTCGTGGTGGACGGCAAGGGGCGCATCGCCTGGATCGGCCACCCCTCGCACCTGGACGTGGTCCTTCCGGGCATCCTCAAGGGCACCTTCCAGGCCCGGTCCTTTGACGACAGGCTGGAGGCCCTGAAGAAGGTGCAGGTGGAGTACACCAAGGCCTACCAGAAAGGGGACCACAAGGCGGCGCTGGCGCTGGCGGATGGCCTGCCCGATGGCGATCCCGCCGTGGCGGGATCCAAGGCGCACATGCAGCTCATGGCCCTGGTGCACCTGGACCAGGAACGGGCCGAAAAGGCCTACGCCGCCCTGGAGCGGATGGGCCTGGCGAACGAAATCCTGGCCAACGCGCTGGTGTCCCAGGAGGGGATCCCGAATCACTGGTACGTCCGTGCCGCCGGCCTGGTCAAGGAGGCTGCGAAACGGCCATCCGATCTCTACCACCTGGCGGAGGTCCAGGCCAAGGCCGGCCAGAAGGCCGAGGCGGTGGAGAACCTGAAGCAGTTCCTGGCCTTCGTCAAGGCGAGGCAGGCCAAGGACCCCGCCCGGGCGGAGGCCTACGGCCTCTACATCCGGAAGACCGAAGCCCTGATCGAAACGTGCCGGCGGGAGAAGTGA
- a CDS encoding TlpA disulfide reductase family protein gives MTRRSIFMGAGLMLASMVFAPARAGAPPSPAGKEEAAKTLRVGDPAPPLGGVRWIKGTRVDGFKPGQVYVVECWATWCGPCRLMMPHLSQLARAYKGKATFLGVDVLEDGKDFKATSARVDAFVAEMGDQMDYSVSQDTEDTLVARTWFRAAKLPGIPATFVVDGQGHIAWLGHPMHLDVVLPAVLKGDFDARQFEDKLAVLEKTQGTFGTAIKQEDYKAALKAAEGLPEGEPAFASSRSVMRLIALVHLDQEGAERVYAEMERAGHANELLAGILMAQEGIPNIWRVRAAGLVKQAAKRKQDLYNLAEVQFKAGLKAEAVESIKAFLAYLKDKSAKEPGKAAALANYIRKAEEALRTYEGGPLAAPGAGK, from the coding sequence ATGACACGTCGCAGTATCTTCATGGGAGCGGGCCTGATGCTGGCTTCCATGGTCTTCGCCCCGGCGCGCGCCGGGGCGCCTCCTTCCCCCGCCGGGAAGGAGGAGGCCGCCAAGACCCTCCGCGTCGGCGATCCCGCCCCCCCCCTGGGCGGCGTCCGCTGGATCAAGGGCACCCGGGTGGATGGTTTCAAGCCCGGCCAGGTCTACGTCGTGGAGTGCTGGGCCACCTGGTGCGGGCCCTGCAGGCTCATGATGCCCCACCTCTCCCAGCTGGCTCGAGCCTACAAGGGCAAGGCCACCTTCCTCGGCGTGGACGTCCTGGAGGACGGCAAGGATTTCAAGGCGACCAGCGCCCGGGTGGACGCGTTCGTGGCGGAAATGGGCGACCAGATGGACTACAGCGTCTCCCAGGACACCGAGGACACCCTCGTCGCCCGCACGTGGTTCCGGGCGGCCAAGCTCCCGGGAATCCCCGCCACCTTCGTGGTGGACGGCCAGGGGCACATCGCCTGGCTGGGGCACCCCATGCACCTGGACGTGGTCCTGCCCGCCGTGCTCAAGGGCGACTTCGACGCCAGGCAGTTCGAGGACAAGCTCGCGGTGCTGGAAAAGACGCAGGGAACCTTTGGCACGGCCATCAAGCAGGAGGACTACAAGGCGGCACTGAAGGCGGCGGAGGGGCTTCCGGAAGGGGAACCCGCCTTTGCGTCCTCCCGGTCGGTCATGCGCCTCATCGCCCTGGTGCATCTGGACCAGGAAGGGGCCGAGAGGGTCTACGCCGAAATGGAGCGCGCTGGGCATGCGAACGAGCTTCTCGCAGGCATCCTCATGGCCCAGGAGGGAATTCCGAACATCTGGCGCGTCCGTGCCGCCGGACTGGTCAAGCAGGCCGCGAAGCGGAAGCAGGATCTCTACAACCTGGCCGAGGTCCAGTTCAAGGCCGGCCTGAAAGCCGAAGCGGTGGAATCCATCAAGGCGTTCCTGGCCTACCTCAAGGATAAATCGGCCAAGGAACCCGGGAAGGCCGCGGCCCTCGCCAATTACATCCGGAAGGCCGAAGAGGCGCTCAGGACCTACGAGGGGGGCCCCCTGGCCGCTCCGGGAGCTGGTAAATGA
- a CDS encoding TlpA disulfide reductase family protein has product MILLGAGLMLASMAAPSVQAAPKPASQLRTGDPAPALGGVRWIKGAPGEGFKPGQAYVVEFWATWCHPCRLVMPHLSKLAREYKGKVTFLGISIMEPDKDLKVLAERLDGFVAGMGDQMDYNVGQDTADKLIERTWARAAGRSSIPCTFVVDGKGRIAWIGHPAYLEGVLPAVLRGAFDARAFDGKLEALKKVQGEFTGRFKAADYAGALAMAEALPADDPVAGSAKRYMQLLPLLHLDPARAEKVYREMERHGETDAYLADTLVAQKGIPDVWYARAVELVKAASRQDSESLHLAEVQFKTGRKADALETLKAYSAHLKELQARNPGKAKAYEPYLQVVEAKRMEYQQAK; this is encoded by the coding sequence ATGATTCTCCTTGGAGCCGGCCTGATGCTGGCGTCCATGGCCGCCCCTTCGGTCCAGGCGGCCCCAAAACCCGCAAGCCAGCTCAGGACCGGCGATCCCGCACCCGCCCTCGGCGGCGTCCGGTGGATCAAGGGCGCCCCCGGGGAAGGTTTCAAGCCCGGCCAGGCCTACGTGGTGGAGTTCTGGGCCACCTGGTGCCACCCCTGCCGCCTCGTGATGCCCCATCTTTCGAAGCTGGCCCGGGAATACAAGGGCAAGGTCACGTTCCTCGGCATCTCCATCATGGAACCGGACAAGGACCTGAAGGTCTTGGCTGAGCGCCTGGATGGATTCGTGGCCGGAATGGGCGACCAGATGGACTACAACGTCGGCCAGGACACGGCGGACAAGCTCATCGAGCGCACCTGGGCCCGGGCCGCTGGCCGTTCGAGCATTCCCTGCACCTTCGTGGTGGACGGCAAGGGCCGCATCGCCTGGATCGGCCACCCGGCCTACCTGGAAGGGGTCCTTCCCGCCGTGCTCCGGGGCGCCTTCGACGCCAGGGCCTTCGACGGGAAGCTGGAGGCCCTGAAGAAGGTCCAGGGCGAGTTCACCGGCCGATTCAAGGCCGCGGATTACGCGGGGGCCCTGGCCATGGCCGAGGCCTTGCCCGCGGACGACCCGGTCGCCGGCTCCGCGAAGCGGTACATGCAGCTCCTGCCTCTCCTGCACCTGGACCCGGCGCGGGCCGAGAAGGTCTACAGGGAGATGGAGCGCCATGGCGAAACGGACGCCTACCTGGCGGATACCCTCGTGGCCCAGAAGGGCATTCCGGACGTCTGGTACGCCCGCGCCGTGGAGCTGGTCAAGGCGGCCTCCCGGCAGGATTCCGAATCGCTCCACCTGGCCGAGGTCCAGTTCAAGACGGGCCGGAAAGCGGATGCACTGGAGACCCTGAAGGCGTACTCGGCCCACCTCAAGGAATTGCAGGCCAGGAATCCGGGCAAGGCCAAGGCCTATGAACCCTATTTGCAGGTCGTCGAGGCGAAACGGATGGAGTACCAGCAGGCCAAGTGA